From Clarias gariepinus isolate MV-2021 ecotype Netherlands chromosome 2, CGAR_prim_01v2, whole genome shotgun sequence, one genomic window encodes:
- the rbl2 gene encoding retinoblastoma-like protein 2 isoform X4: MISDDLVNSYHLLLCALDLVFSNSLLCSSRKDLLNPSFKGLSEDFNSKDYKPGAGPLCFIEQLCELHHGVVLDAKGVKEHFWKPFIKKLFERKILKGKEETLTGFLDPVHFGDCLSSLNRAYEEHVLSSGALDERIFLGQGAREDIGTPGPYLCEGTENQDRPTSILHKSLPASALKVSTPLTGRTYLQESTFGTPVSTAMEGIARLHSLLAGLKHRPSLRLKDMLKACARNPSEAIASRLREMSETFLQSFEAKGEENRGLERDIAVKYFCLAEALYYKILEGIIDQEKRRLGDTDLSCILEQDMFHRSLIACCLEIVIFSYHPPGEFQRVLQTFEIPPYHFYKVIEVLVRAEEGLVREVVKHLNHVEEQVLESLAWKESSPLWESIKGAKNRVPSCQEVMPPQYLENGSGTLNSPKTNELGGNTAGTGKCKGVSSSSTTLHERYSSPPTGPARRRLFVDSEMTPDSPASTRVGQPTLVSTIPAGQTVVTMATATVTANNGQTFTMPVQGIANENGGITFIPVQVSVTGQSGPGLQTLTAQALTGSLNTQQLTTTMPAGNAHTSPTASKHAKMSPQQGTPNRAQRTGSLCLFFRKVYHLASVRLRDLCVKLDISTDLRRKIWTCFEYSLVHCPELMIDRHLDQLLMCAIYVMAKVTKEDKSFQNIMKCYRSQPQASSSVYRSVLISGRKRRHSSNNENNRQSSPSEAGHEQAAASGNSSPVSMRSSSTLPVPQPSSASSTPTRTPGALPEQDEEEERGDLICFYNHVYIKKIKQFALRYSTSSPKAGAETPPLCPYPLLRFGSPRRVLLSHNHSIYISPHKSDSPLTPRDKIFYYVSSSPSNRLREINSMLRTGETPTKKRSMTLEEEQQSPAKRLCQENHSALLRRLQDVANDRNNSH; encoded by the exons ATGATCAGTGATGACCTTGTGAACTCCTATCACCTGTTACTATGTGCACTTGACCTAGTTTTCTCCAACTCTCTGCTGTGCTCCAGCCGCAAAGATCTCCTCAATCCATCTTTCAAAG gccTTTCAGAAGACTTTAACAGTAAGGATTATAAACCAGGTGCTGGCCCACTCTGCTTCATAGAGCAGTTGTGTGAGCTGCATCATGGTGTGGTACTCGATGCTAAAGGGGTGAAGGAACACTTCTGGAAGCCCTTTATCAAGAAACTATTCGAACGCAAG ATTTTAAAGGGAAAAGAAGAGACACTGACTGGGTTCCTGGATCCTGTTCATTTTGGAGATTGTCT TTCATCTTTAAACCGGGCATATGAGGAGCATGTTTTGTCATCAGGCGCTCTAGATGAGAGGATATTTCTGGGTCAAGGAGCGAGAGAGGACATTGGTACACCAGGACCATATCTATGTGAGGGGACAGAGAACCAGGACAGACCTACCAGCATTCTGCACAAATCTCTTCCT GCATCAGCTCTGAAAGTGTCCACTCCACTGACAGGGAGGACGTACTTACAGGAGAGTACTTTTGGCACTCCAGTGTCCACAGCGATGGAGGGCATTGCACGTCTGCACAGTCTCCTGGCAGGGCTCAAACATAGACCGAGCCTAAGACTGAAAGACATGCTGAA GGCCTGTGCAAGAAACCCCAGTGAAGCCATTGCATCCAGACTGAGGGAGATGTCCGAGACATTCCTCCAGAGCTTTGAAGCAAAGGGAGAGGAAAACAGAGGTCTGGAAAGAG ATATTGCAGTGAAATACTTTTGCCTAGCCGAGGCACTGTATTATAAGATACTGGAGGGCATTATTGACCAGGAGAAGAGGAGACTTGGTGACACTGATCTCTCT TGTATTCTAGAGCAGGACATGTTCCACCGTTCTCTGATAGCCTGTTGTCTAGAAATTGTCATCTTCTCCTACCACCCACCCGGCGAGTTTCAGCGAGTTCTGCAGACCTTTGAGATTCCTCCATATCACTTTTATAAA GTGATCGAGGTGCTGGTTCGGGCAGAAGAAGGTCTTGTTAGGGAGGTGGTGAAACATCTGAACCATGTGGAGGAGCAGGTGCTGGAGAGCTTGGCCTGGAAAGAGAGTTCCCCACTCTGGGAGAGCATTAAAGGTGCCAAGAACCGTGTGCCTTCCTGTCAGGAG GTAATGCCTCCTCAGTACCTGGAGAATGGATCTGGCACCCTTAACAGCCCCAAAACTAATGAGCTTGGTGGTAATACTGCAGGAACAGGAAAATGTAAAG GAGTGTCCTCCTCTTCAACAACTCTCCATGAGCGCTACAGCTCACCACCCACAGGTCCAGCACGAAGACGTCTCTTTGTGGACTCAGAGATGACCCCCGACTCTCCTGCATCAACCCGGGTGGGCCAGCCCACACTGGTCAGCACCATACCAGCAGGCCAAACCGTGGTCACTATGGCAACAGCTACTGTTACTGCTAACAATGGCCAGACCTTCACAATGCCTGTGCAAG GAATAGCCAACGAGAATGGAGGCATCACATTTATCCCAGTGCAGGTGAGTGTGACAGGACAGAGTGGACCAGGACTGCAGACTCTCACCGCCCAGGCTCTGACTGGCTCGCTGAACACCCAACAGCTGACGACCACCATGCCTGCTGGCAATGCTCACACCAGCCCTACAGCCAGCAAGCATGCCAAGATGAGCCCTCAGCAGGGAACACCAAACAGAGCGCAGAGAACAGGCTCCCTCTGTCTATTCTTCCGCAAG GTGTATCACTTGGCCAGCGTGCGTCTCCGAGACCTGTGTGTGAAGTTGGACATCAGCACAGATCTGCGCAGGAAGATCTGGACCTGCTTCGAGTACTCGCTGGTGCACTGCCCCGAGCTCATGATAGACCGCCACCTCGACCAACTACTCATGTGTGCCATTTATGTCATGGCTAAG GTGACAAAAGAGGATAAATCCTTTCAGAATATTATGAAGTGTTACAGATCTCAGCCTCAGGCCAGCAGCAGT GTTTACAGGAGTGTTCTGATATCAGGACGAAAGAGACGCCACTCTAGCAACAATGAAAACAACAGACAGAGCTCTCCATCTGAGGCAGGCCATGAACAAG CAGCAGCGAGTGGTAACAGCAGTCCCGTGTCGATGCGCTCCAGTAGCACACTGCCTGTTCCTCAACCCAGCAGTGCTTCCTCTACACCCACCCGCACACCCGGCGCATTGCCAGAgcaggatgaggaggaggagcggGGGGACCTTATTTGTTTCTACAACCACGTCTACATCAAAAAGATCAAACAGTTTGCTCTGCGTTACTCCACCAGCTCACCTAAAGCAGGG GCAGAGACGCCACCTCTGTGTCCTTATCCTTTGCTTCGATTCGGATCACCACGTAGAGTTCTTCTTTCTCACAACCACTCCATCTACATCTCTCCCCATAAGAGTGACAGTCCACTCACTCCTAGAGACAAAATCTTCTACTACGTCAGCTCAAGTCCCTCAAAT CGACTGCGGGAGATTAACAGTATGCTCCGCACTGGAGAGACGCCCACCAAGAAGCGCAGCATGACTCTGGAGGAGGAGCAGCAGTCTCCTGCTAAGAGGCTGTGCCAGGAGAACCACAGCGCTCTCCTACGCCGCCTGCAGGATGTCGCCAATGACCGCAACAATTCCCATTAA